The Halalkalibacter krulwichiae genome has a segment encoding these proteins:
- the secA gene encoding preprotein translocase subunit SecA, with protein MLGLLKKVIGDPSQRQVKKNEKIVGQVEALASDIKKLSDEELRAKTAEFKERCQKGESLDDLLVEAFAVVREASTRVLNMTPYPVQILGAIALHQGNIAEMKTGEGKTLVGTLAVYLNALSEKGVHVVTVNEYLARRDFEIMGELFRFLGLTVGLNASDLSKDEKREAYLADVTYSTNNELGFDYLRDNMVLYKEQMVQRPLHFALVDEVDSILIDEARTPLIISGSVERSTQLYQQANSFVRVLKNEEDYTFDEKTKNVQLTEEGVNKAERAFGIENLYDQKHVQLNHHLNQSLKAHVVMHRDTDYVIEDGEVVIVDQFTGRLMKGRRYSDGLHQAIEAKEGMQIQKESMTLASITFQNYFRKYQKLAGMTGTAKTEEEEFRNIYGMDVMVIPTNKPIARDDKPDLIFKTMQAKFKAVVNEIDEKYKSGQPVLVGTVSVETSELVSSLLKKRKIPHHVLNAKNHEREAEIIEGAGQKGAVTIATNMAGRGTDIKLGEGVLELGGLHVLGTERHESRRIDNQLRGRSGRQGDPGSTQFYLSMEDELMRRFGSERMGAMMDRLGMEEDEPIESKLVSRAVETAQKRVEGNNFDARKQILQYDDVMREQREIIYKQRMEVLESENLRSIVEKMIKSVIERTVQLHTPDSEVPEDWDLSAIVNYMKANLLNEDDLTEKDLKGKDPEEMVDLIVEKVTANYNEKEEQFTPEHMREFEKVIMLRTVDRKWMNHIDQMDQLRQGIHLRAYGQNDPLREYRFEGFEMFEAMVDSIEEEVAMYIMKAQVQQNLERQKVAEGKAMQQNTEQQPKKRKPIRKGVTVGRNDPCTCGSGKKYKNCCGTAQ; from the coding sequence ATGTTAGGTTTACTTAAAAAAGTGATCGGTGATCCGAGTCAGCGACAAGTGAAGAAGAATGAAAAAATCGTTGGCCAAGTTGAAGCATTAGCTTCAGATATAAAGAAGCTTTCAGATGAGGAGCTTCGTGCGAAAACAGCAGAGTTCAAAGAGCGTTGCCAAAAAGGGGAATCGCTTGATGATTTATTAGTCGAAGCGTTTGCAGTTGTCAGAGAAGCTTCGACCCGTGTCCTTAACATGACTCCTTATCCAGTGCAGATACTAGGTGCGATTGCACTCCATCAAGGAAACATTGCGGAAATGAAAACAGGTGAAGGGAAAACGCTTGTTGGAACATTAGCGGTTTACTTAAATGCCTTATCAGAAAAAGGAGTCCATGTTGTTACGGTCAATGAATATTTAGCACGTCGTGACTTTGAAATCATGGGAGAGCTTTTCCGTTTCTTAGGATTAACAGTTGGATTAAATGCCTCTGATCTTTCGAAAGATGAAAAACGAGAAGCGTATTTAGCAGATGTTACATACAGCACAAACAACGAATTAGGATTTGATTATTTACGTGATAACATGGTGCTTTACAAAGAGCAAATGGTACAACGCCCGCTTCATTTTGCTTTAGTCGATGAAGTGGACTCGATTTTAATTGACGAGGCGCGAACACCGTTAATTATTTCGGGTTCTGTAGAGCGTTCAACTCAGCTTTATCAACAAGCGAACTCATTCGTTCGCGTCTTAAAAAATGAAGAAGACTACACGTTTGATGAAAAAACAAAAAATGTTCAATTAACCGAAGAAGGTGTTAATAAAGCGGAGCGTGCGTTTGGCATTGAAAACCTTTATGATCAAAAGCATGTGCAGCTTAACCATCATTTAAATCAATCATTAAAAGCCCACGTTGTGATGCATCGTGATACTGATTATGTGATTGAAGACGGGGAAGTCGTGATCGTTGACCAATTTACAGGACGTCTAATGAAAGGACGTCGCTATAGCGATGGCTTACACCAAGCGATTGAAGCAAAAGAAGGCATGCAGATTCAAAAGGAAAGCATGACGCTTGCGTCGATTACGTTCCAAAACTACTTCCGTAAATACCAAAAGCTTGCCGGAATGACGGGTACAGCAAAAACCGAGGAAGAAGAGTTCCGTAACATTTACGGAATGGACGTTATGGTTATTCCAACGAATAAACCAATTGCCCGTGACGATAAACCAGATTTGATTTTCAAGACGATGCAAGCGAAGTTTAAAGCCGTTGTCAATGAAATCGACGAGAAGTACAAGAGTGGCCAGCCTGTTCTAGTTGGTACAGTTAGCGTTGAAACATCAGAGCTTGTCTCAAGCCTCCTGAAAAAACGTAAAATCCCGCATCATGTTTTAAATGCGAAAAACCATGAGAGAGAAGCGGAGATTATTGAAGGAGCAGGTCAAAAAGGCGCTGTAACGATTGCAACAAATATGGCTGGTCGTGGAACAGACATTAAGTTAGGAGAAGGCGTACTTGAATTGGGCGGACTTCACGTACTAGGTACAGAGCGTCATGAGAGTCGTCGAATTGACAACCAGCTACGTGGACGTTCTGGTCGTCAAGGAGATCCGGGATCGACGCAATTTTATTTATCGATGGAAGATGAATTGATGCGCCGTTTCGGTTCAGAGCGTATGGGCGCAATGATGGATCGCCTTGGCATGGAAGAGGATGAGCCGATCGAAAGCAAGCTTGTGTCTCGTGCCGTTGAAACAGCGCAAAAACGTGTAGAAGGTAATAACTTTGATGCACGTAAACAAATTCTTCAATATGATGATGTTATGCGTGAACAACGTGAGATCATCTACAAACAACGTATGGAAGTTCTCGAGTCCGAGAATCTACGTTCGATTGTAGAGAAAATGATCAAATCTGTCATTGAGCGTACGGTTCAATTGCACACACCGGATTCTGAAGTGCCGGAGGACTGGGACCTTTCAGCGATCGTCAATTACATGAAAGCGAATCTACTAAATGAAGACGATCTAACGGAGAAAGACTTAAAAGGCAAAGATCCTGAGGAAATGGTTGATCTTATCGTTGAAAAAGTAACGGCTAACTACAACGAAAAAGAAGAGCAGTTTACACCTGAGCATATGCGCGAATTTGAAAAAGTGATCATGCTTCGTACGGTCGATCGTAAGTGGATGAATCACATTGACCAAATGGACCAACTTCGCCAAGGGATTCATTTACGTGCTTACGGACAAAATGATCCGCTTCGTGAATACCGCTTTGAAGGCTTTGAAATGTTTGAAGCAATGGTCGATTCCATTGAAGAAGAAGTGGCAATGTACATCATGAAAGCGCAAGTGCAGCAAAACCTTGAACGTCAAAAAGTAGCAGAAGGTAAAGCAATGCAGCAAAACACAGAGCAGCAACCGAAAAAGCGCAAGCCAATCCGTAAAGGAGTAACGGTTGGACGAAACGATCCTTGTACGTGCGGAAGCGGAAAGAAATACAAAAACTGCTGCGGAACAGCACAATAA
- a CDS encoding glycoside hydrolase domain-containing protein, giving the protein MRILNWGVDSAAAVTEDLYECVVGNFGQPDFWGRYLSTIPNVSEGLTLEEVQLIHDRGMKIMTIYNNFSAAVGERAGAVAARNAIFKARQLGIEEGSFLFANVERFFDTDAAWLTAWVETLYNSPYRPGIYADPDEGPFNAAFCEAAAANPIVRQQSVIWSAEPEPGTTTKQNAPRQFTPNRPDCDANVWAWQYGRDADECPIDTVLMENRLYKELF; this is encoded by the coding sequence ATGCGAATTTTAAACTGGGGAGTAGATTCCGCCGCTGCCGTAACAGAAGACTTGTACGAGTGCGTCGTAGGAAATTTTGGCCAACCAGATTTTTGGGGCCGTTACTTATCAACAATTCCAAATGTGAGTGAGGGACTTACCCTTGAAGAAGTACAATTGATTCATGATCGCGGTATGAAAATTATGACGATTTATAATAATTTCAGTGCAGCCGTCGGTGAACGCGCCGGTGCGGTCGCCGCTCGCAATGCCATTTTTAAAGCACGTCAACTTGGTATAGAAGAAGGAAGTTTTTTGTTTGCAAATGTCGAACGATTTTTTGATACAGACGCAGCCTGGCTAACTGCATGGGTTGAAACACTATATAACAGCCCATATCGCCCAGGCATCTATGCTGACCCTGATGAAGGACCATTTAACGCCGCTTTCTGCGAAGCAGCTGCTGCCAACCCTATCGTTCGCCAACAAAGCGTCATCTGGAGCGCCGAACCAGAGCCAGGAACAACCACAAAACAAAACGCCCCAAGACAATTCACCCCAAATCGCCCCGACTGCGACGCCAACGTCTGGGCCTGGCAATACGGCCGCGACGCCGACGAATGCCCAATAGATACAGTCTTAATGGAGAATCGATTGTATAAAGAGTTATTTTAA
- the prfB gene encoding peptide chain release factor 2 (programmed frameshift) has protein sequence MELVEIKQELSQVEKRLNEFRGSLDLDEKQERIAELDEKMTDPDFWNDQDAAQVVINEANALKEQVNTFLQLAEKFEDLEVSYDLVKEEPDEDLQQELEVGVKALSQEMNDFELQLLLSEPYDKNNAILELHPGAGGTESQDWASMLLRMYTRWAEDKSFKVETLDYLPGDEAGVKSVTLLIKGHNAYGYLKAEKGVHRLVRISPFDSSGRRHTSFVSCEIMPELDDNVEIDISPEDLKIDTYRASGAGGQHINTTDSAVRITHVPTNTVVTCQTERSQIKNRERAMKMMKAKLYQLEIEKQQAELAEIRGEQKEIGWGSQIRSYVFHPYSMVKDHRTGYEVGNTNSVMDGDLDGFIDAYLRLALGQ, from the exons ATGGAATTAGTAGAAATCAAGCAAGAACTTTCCCAAGTGGAAAAACGACTAAATGAATTTAGGGGGTCTCTT GACCTCGATGAGAAGCAAGAGCGTATTGCTGAATTGGACGAAAAAATGACCGATCCAGATTTCTGGAACGATCAAGATGCAGCGCAAGTAGTTATTAATGAAGCAAATGCGTTGAAGGAGCAAGTGAATACATTTTTACAGTTAGCAGAGAAGTTTGAAGATCTTGAAGTTTCATATGACTTAGTCAAAGAAGAGCCTGATGAAGATCTGCAGCAAGAGCTTGAAGTTGGGGTAAAAGCTCTTTCTCAGGAGATGAATGATTTTGAACTTCAGCTTTTACTGAGTGAGCCATATGATAAGAACAATGCAATTCTAGAGCTTCACCCTGGTGCTGGCGGAACGGAGTCTCAAGACTGGGCGTCGATGTTGCTTCGTATGTACACGCGTTGGGCAGAAGACAAAAGCTTTAAAGTTGAAACACTTGATTATTTACCGGGCGATGAAGCTGGTGTGAAAAGTGTTACCCTCTTAATCAAAGGGCATAACGCCTACGGTTATTTAAAAGCAGAAAAAGGTGTTCATCGCTTAGTGCGAATTTCACCATTTGACTCATCGGGTCGCCGTCACACGTCGTTCGTTTCATGTGAGATCATGCCGGAGCTTGATGATAATGTCGAAATTGATATATCACCAGAAGATTTAAAAATTGATACGTACCGTGCAAGCGGAGCTGGTGGTCAGCATATTAACACGACTGACTCAGCTGTTCGTATTACGCACGTACCGACCAACACCGTTGTGACGTGTCAAACGGAACGGTCACAAATTAAAAACCGCGAACGCGCAATGAAAATGATGAAAGCAAAGCTTTATCAATTGGAAATTGAAAAGCAACAAGCGGAGCTAGCGGAAATTCGTGGTGAGCAAAAAGAAATCGGCTGGGGAAGCCAGATTCGCTCATATGTTTTCCATCCATACAGCATGGTGAAGGATCACCGTACAGGGTATGAAGTTGGAAACACAAACTCTGTCATGGATGGAGACCTTGATGGTTTTATTGATGCATATCTGCGCTTAGCGTTAGGGCAATAA